The DNA window CGCAGCGGATTGCCGCAACATAACCGCCCGGACCAGCGCCGATAACTGCTACATCAAATATTTCCGACATGATTCAACCTTATCAATAGATCCAAATTAGGGAGTAATTTTAAAGGAAAACAAAAGGACTGTTGATGATTTGTTTTGCCTGATAAGCCGGTTTACTGCAACGGCAGTTCGCCGCTTTCGCAGCCGATGCCGCTGATTTCACGCACGGCCTGGACATAATCGCCGTTTTCGCGCAGTTTTATCAGTGAACCCGAGTGATTGCGGGCGTGCAGGCGCGCCAGACGGGAAAGACTCGTTGCCGGTATTTCCCACTGTAGACCGTTTAAAATTTCATCGGTACCGGCGGGATTATTGCACACCAAGATCATGTCGCAACCGGCGTCGAGCGCCGCCTGCGCACGCGACAGCATCGACTCCAGGTACTCTCCGGCACCGCGCATACTTAAATCGTCACTGAAAATACAGCCCTCGAATTGCAGTTCCGTACGTAAAATCCTCTGCAACCAGATGGTTGAAAAGCCCGCCGGTTTTGCATCCACTTCCGGATAAATCACATGCGCCGGCATGATGCCGGTCAAGCCAAAATCGATCATTTGCCGGAAAGGAATCAGGTCACACATTTCGATATCGATGTAGCGGCGCGGATCGATGGATTTCTGCACATGAGAATCTGCGCGGATGTAGCCGTGACCGGGAAAATGCTTGCCGATCGCCGGCATGCCGCCTTTTCTCAGTCCCAGCATCAATTGATGCGCCAGATCGGCCACAACTTGCGGGTTGTGATGAAAAGCCCGGTCGCCGATTACGCCGCTTTGTCCGTGATCGATATCGAGCACCGGCGTGAAGCTGAAGTCGACGCCGCAGGCATTCAACTCTGCGGCCAACACATAACCGGCTTGCAGCGCAAGATGACGCGCGCGCGCGGGTTGCTTATCCCAGATTTTCCCCAGCTCGCGCATCGCGGGTAAACGTGTAAAGTCTTCCCGGAAACGTTGCACGCGGCCGCCTTCATGATCGACCGCGATCAGCAAATGCGGGTTGCGCAAGGCATGAATTTGCTGCGTCAGTTCCGCCAGTTGACGATGATCGGTATAGTTGCGGGTAAAAAGAATCACCCCGCCGGTGAGCGGGTGCAGCAGTCTGCGCTCATCATCCTCGGTCACCTGCGTACCGGCGATATCGAGCATCACAGGTCCCAGCGGCATGGTTATTTCTCCAGTACGACAAAGGCGCAAACCATCGTGATCTCATCGCTGATGGAAAGATGGTGCTGCGTGATGCCTTTGTCACTGATGAGCCGGTCGAGCTCGGGGTGGAATTGAAAAAACGGCTTACCCAGATCGTCGTGCGTGATCGTGATATACGTGAAATTCACCGGATGGCGCAATCCCGTGCCCATCGCTTTGGATAACGCTTCCTTGGCGGCAAAGCGGCCGGCCAGATACAAAACCGGCTTGCTGCTCGAGTGATATTCCTGCCATTCGCTGTCGGTCAGGATACGCCGCGCAAAACGCTCGCCAAAGCGGTCCAACGATTGTGCGATACGCGCCGATTCCACGATATCGGTACCGATACCGAAGATCATGCACGCGCTGCCAGCATCAATTGTTTCATTTCCCGGACAGCCTGTTTGAAACCGACAAAAATCGCCCGGGCGACGATCGCATGCCCGATATTCAACTCGGAAATTTCAGGGATAGCGGCGATGGCTTGCACATTGTCATAATGCAAACCATGTCCGGCATTGACTTTCAAACCCAGATCGATACCCAGATCAACCGCTTTCCGGATGGCGGCAAATTGCTCCGCTTGCGCTTGCGATGTGTGCGCGTCAGCATAACCACCGGTATGAATTTCGATCACCGGCGCACCCGCGCGCGCAGCTGCCTCGATTTGTAGCGGATCGGCATTGATGAACAACGACACGCGGATTCCCGCTTGCGCCAGTTTCCGGCATGCGCGTTGAACTTGATCAAAATGCTTCACGACATCGAGCCCGCCCTCGGTCGTCAGTTCTTCACGCCTTTCCGGCACCAGACAAATATCGTGCGGTTTTATGCGTAGCGCGATAGCGATCATCTCATCAGTCACCGCGCTTTCCAGATTCATCCGGGTAGTCAGCCGGTCGCACAAAATTTCGACATCGCGATCCTGAATATGCCGCCGGTCTTCACGCAGATGTAACGTAATCGCATCCGCTCCGGCGGATTCGGCGATCAGCGCCGCTTCGATCGGATCCGGATAACTTGTACCGCGCGCCTGCCGTAATGTCGCCACATGATCTATATTCACACCGAGTTCAATCGTCATCGCAATCTTCCAGGATACCGCCCAGAAAAAACTTCCAGCGGATTATTCATAACCAAGATTTCTCAGCACACTGTCGTCATCAGCCCAGCCGCTTTTCACTTTCACCCATACTTCCAGATACACTTTACCGCCCAGTAGCAATTCCATGTCTTGGCGCGCCTGAGTGGCGATTTGCTTGAGCTTTTCACCTTTTTTGCCAATGATAATCGCTTTCTGGTTCGGTTTCTCGACCAGAATCGTGGCATAAACTTTATACAACTGATCTTCCTGTTTAAATTGATCGACCACGACACTGGTGGAATAGGGAATTTCATCGCCAACCAAGCGGAATAGCTTCTCCCGGATAAATTCCCCGGCGATAAAACGCTCGCTGCGATCGGTTACTTCGTCTTGATCATACAACGGTTGATTCACCGGCAAATAACCCCGGATCACATCGAGCAAATCCGGCAGTTGAACCTTGTGCATGGCGCTCACCGGCACGACGGCGGCAAACGTAAACGCTTTCGCCACCTCGCTCAAGAACGGCAACAACTGTTTTTTGTCCGACAGTTTATCGATTTTATTGACGACCAAAATAACCGGAACATTTTCCGGCAGGATTTTCAGCGCTGCAATATCGCGCTGATCAAAGCGCATCGCTTCGATGACAAACAGAATCACATCCACATCCTGCATGCTTTGTGTCACCGCCCGGTTCATCGCCGCATTTAAACGGTTAGTGTATTGCGTTTGAAAGCCAGGGGTATCGACAAAGACAAATTGCGTGTGCTGATCCGTCAGAATACCGTTTATCCGGAAACGGGTGGTCTGGGCTTTTCTCGATGTGATGCTGATTTTTTGTTGCAGCAGCTTGTTGAGCAAGGTCGATTTACCCACATTGGGACGGCCGATAATGGCGACGTAACCGGTACGGAAATCGTCGTCAGCAGTCATTCTGGGCAATCTTATCGATAACTTTCATAGTGGTGCTGCTCATGGTGCGAACATGACTTCTTCATACGCCAGCTCCGCTGCCGCTTGTTCCGCGCTGCGGCGGCTTGTGCCTTCCCCCGAGGTGCGAATATTCAATGCCGCTATCACACAATCCACTTTGAATTTCTGTTTATGCGCCTTACCGCTGGTGGTAACAACCACATATTCTGGCAGCGCCAACTTATGGCTTTGCAAAAATTCCTGCAATAACGTTTTGGGATCTTTACCTTGCATTTTAAGGTCGATATTTTGCATCAACGGTAAAAAAAGCTTGCTGACCGCATCTTCAGCCCGCGCGTAGCAACTGTCGACATAGATGGCTCCCAACACAGCTTCGAAAGCATCCGCAAGAATCGACGGGCGATGACAACCGCCGCTTTTTAATTCCCCTTCGCCCAATCGTATCAATTGGTCCATCTGCAGGCTGAGCGCCATGTCAGATAACGCTTTTTGGTTGACAAAACTGGCGCGCAAGCGCGACAAATGCCCTTCCGGAAAATCCGGGAAATGTTTATAAATCAGCCCGGCAATCGCACAATTCAGCACCGCGTCGCCGAGAAACTCCAAGCGTTCGTTATTCGGCATGCTATGGCTGCGGTGTGTCAATGCTTCCAATACTATTTTGGGGTGCTTGAACGAATACCCGAGGCGTCGGCAGAATAGATCGAGTAACGATTGATTAATACCTGGTAGCGCTCCGCTTGACATGATGATTAGCCATTACTCGCTGGTCGCGTCAAAATCTATCGTCAAGGATAGGTTAGACACCAGCGGTATTCGCACCGTGTAGCTTGCACTTAAAACAATATGCCCGCTTTCCTTATTGATTTTAATGTCTTGCGCGCTAATAGATTTAATATTATCGATCTGCGCACGCTTACTGAACAGTACCCTCACGTGATTCAAATCGGCACTCTGCGCGTTAATATCTTTAACGATGGCCGTTAAGTTTCTTTCAATCGTTGAGTATTCAATATACGCGGGCGCAATGCGCAAACCGAAAATGGCGGTTAGAATTAAAATCACCGCCCAAACGAGCAAAGCGGATAGACTGACACCCTTCTGCTTTTGCCGCGTATTGTAATGTTTCATACTCTTTTACCTATTCAATGGATAAGCCGATACGCTCAAAATTTCCAAAATTCCACCAGATCATGAAAGCCTTGCCGACGATATTCTCTTCCGGCACAAACCCCCAGTAACGGCTATCGCTGCTGCTGTCGCGATTATCGCCAAGGGCGAAATAATTTCCCGGTGGCACTTCGCAGGTGAATCCCGTACGGTGATACTTGCAATTGTCACGAAACGGAAAATCTCTGACATTTGAATATTGCAGCGCTTTAACATCCTGATTGATCAAAATCGAATGACTCTTATCTTTATTCAGATACTCGGAATAGCGATCGGAATAGATATAGCCGAGACCCGATTCCACGTATTTGTAATCGCCGTCGTAGTCCATCTTGACCACTTCACCATTAATAATGAGCTGTTTATTGTGATAGGTGATCACGTCGCCGGGCACTCCGACGACGCGCTTGATGTAATCGATCGAAGGGTCTTCAGGGTAGCGAAATACCAACACGTCACCGCGTTTCGGCTCATTCAAGTCAAAAACTTTTTTATTGATGACCGGCAACCTTATTCCATAGGTATATTTGTTGACCAAAATGAAGTCGCCCACCAGCAGCGTCGGGATCATCGATCCGGAAGGTATCTTGAACGGCTCAATCACAAAGGAACGCAAACTGAAAACGATCAGAATAATCGGGAAAAAGCTCTTGGGATATTCGATCCACCAGGGTTCGCTTTCATCTGCAGCACGTTTCTTTTTCCAAAACAGGAAATCCAGTAGATAAATACAACCGGTGATCACCAGCAGTACAAACAAAATCAAAGGAAAATTCATTGGGATTCCTTCGGTAATGCATTCAACATTTTTTCATTAAAGCGCTGCGGCTTTAATCCAGCATCAAACAAGAGAACCGTATCTTTACTATTCATTATTTATTATCAACCTGCAAAATTGCCAGAAATGCTTCTTGCGGAATTTCCACATTGCCCACCCGTTTCATTCGCTTTTTACCCGCTTTTTGCTTCTCCAGCAACTTTCGTTTACGGGTGATATCGCCACCGTAACATTTTGCCAACACATTCTTGCGCAATGCTTTAACCGTTTCACGCGCGATAATATGCGCGCCGACCGCCGCCTGCACCGCGATATCAAACATTTGGCGCGGGATCAATTCGCGCATTTTCTGCACCAATTCCCGTCCGCGGTATTGACTGTTGCTGCGGTGGATAATCAGTGACAACGCATCGACTTTATCGCCATTAATCAGCACATCCAGCTTCACCAAATCGGAAGCGCGAAATTCCTTGAATTCATAATCCAGTGACGCATAACCGCGACTGGTCGATTTCAGCCGGTCAAAGAAATCCATGACGACTTCATTCAATGGCATTTCATAGGTCAGCATCACTTGCTTACCCATATACTGCATATTGGTTTGGTTGCCACGCTTGCTGACGCACAGGGTAATCACCGCGCCTACATATTCTTCCGGCACAATGATGGTCGACGTGATAATCGGTTCGCGTATCTCATCAATTTTGGAGAGATCCGGAATCTTGGACGGGTTTTCAATTTCAATTACGCTGCCGTCGCGCATCAGCACCTGATAAACCACAGTGGGTGCGGTCGTAATCAAATCCATATCGTATTCCCTTTCCAGCCGTTCCTGCACGATATCCATGTGCAGCAAGCCCAGAAAACCGCAGCGAAAGCCGAAGCCCAGTGCCTGCGAAACCTCCGGCTCGAAATGCAGCGACGAATCGTTCAGCTTCAATTTTTCCAACGCCGAACGCAAGGCATCGTATTGATTGGATTCCACCGGATACAATCCAGCGAATACCTGCGGTTTGATTTCTTTAAAACCTTGCAACGGTTTATCGGCCGGACGCGTGACGGAGGTCACCGTGTCCCCCACTTTGGCCGCATCGAGCTCTTTAATACCGGAGATGATAAATCCCACTTCCCCTGCGCTGAGTGAATCGCGGTTTACCGATTTCGGCACGAACACTCCGACCTGCTCACACAGTTGCACCGCTTTGCTGGCCATCAGCAAAATTTTATCACCGGGTTTTAGCGTGCCGTCCATCACTCTGACCAGGATCACCACGCCGACGTAATTATCGAACCAGGAATCGATAATCAGCGCCTTCAGCGGCGCATCGGGATCGCCCTTCGGTTCGGGAATTTTGGCGATCAAGGCTTCCAGGACATCTTCGATACCCTGGCCGGTTTTCGCACTGATTTTGACGGCATCATGCGCATCGATTCCGATGACATCTTCAATATTCTGGATGACCCGTTCCGGATCGGCAGCCGGCAAATCGATTTTGTTCAACACCGGAATGACTTCAACGCCCTGTTCAATCGCGGTATAACAGTTAGCTACCGTTTGCGCTTCCACCCCCTGCGATGCGTCAACCACCAGGAGCGCACCTTCGCAGGCGGCTAGCGAACGCGAAACTTCATAGGAAAAATCCACATGCCCCGGCGTATCGATCAGATTCAACAAATAAGTTTCACCGTTTCTGGCCTTATAACGCAATGCCGCGGTCTGGGCTTTGATGGTAATGCCTCTTTCGCGTTCCAGATCCATCGAATCGAGCACTTGCTCTTCCATTTCGCGATCGGACAGGCCGCCGCACAAATGAATAATACGGTCCGCCAATGTCGATTTGCCGTGATCGATATGGGCAATGATGGAAAAATTGCGAATATGCTGCATCGGAATATGAAATATAAAATATGTTTCCAGCTACGCGCAAAAACCGGTGCAGCAAAGCTGGAAATTAAAATATTATATTGACAGTTAAAAGAGGCAGCATTCTAACGAAATTTAGCAAGATAATCATCTAAAGCTGCTAAATCGAGAAAATAATGGCAAATCTCCCGGTGGGTGAATGGAGAAAACAACACAGGAATTTTATCTCCGTAACACGCCGCGAGTTCCGGATCGGAATCGATATCGATAACCTGGAAATCAAACGATACTCGCGCTTGCAGATTCCGTAGCGCAAGTATCATGTCCTGGCAAAGATGACACTCTTCCCGGCCGTATACGATCAGTTTTCTCGCCTGATCCACATCTGACGAGACAGCATCATTCTTTCTTGTCGTCATCGCTCAGCTTCATGGTGATGAAAGTTGTGACATCCCCTCTTTTTACCAGCAAGGCGATATTTTTTCCGCTTTTGACCTGATTCAGCAATTCATTAAATTGCTCAACCGTTTTCACATCTTTACTGTTTAAGCCCAGAATGATATCGCCAATGCGAATTCCGGAACGGCTGGCAATACCTGTTTGCATGTCTTCGACCAATAAGCCGCTGATAATCTCCAGTTGTTTCTGTTGCTCTTCAGTGATTTCGCTTAACGCCAACCCCAGGCGATTCGACGCATTCTGTTTCTTACCCGGCTTGTGCTTGCGGTTCTCCGCCGTTTCATCGGAAGGCGTTTCTCCAACCTCGACCTTTACTGTTTTCACAGTGCCATCACGCCAAACCTCGATCGAAACTTTGGATTTGGGTTTGGTATTACCGACGATGCGCGGCAAATCCGCAGAGGTTGCAACTTCTTTCTCGTCAAACTTCAAAATGATGTCGCGCGGCTTGATCCCCGCTTGATCGGCAGGTCCGCCCTTCTCGACCGAAACGACCAACGCGCCAGTACTGTCGGACAAACCGAAAGATTCCGCGAGTTCTTTGGTCACTTCCTGAATCATGACACCGATCCTTCCCCGGCTGACTTTACCGCTGACTTTTAGTTGATTCGCGATTTCAGTCGCAACATTAATCGGTATGGCAAACGACAATCCCATGAATCCGCCTGTCCGGCTGTAAATCTGGGAATTAATGCCGACTACTTCACCGCGCATATTGAACAACGGCCCGCCGGAGTTTCCCGGATTGATCGCCACATCGGTTTGGATAAACGGGACATAACTTTCCTGTGCCAGCGAGCGGCCTTTTGCGCTCACGATGCCTGCCGTCACGCTATGCTCGAAACCGAACGGCGAGCCGATGGCCACCACCCATTCACCGACTTTGAGATTTTCCGGATTTCCCTGTGTGACTTTAGGCAAGTCGGACGCATTGATTTTAATTAAGGCAATATCGGTTTTCCGGTCGGTGCCGATGACTTCGGCTGCAAATTCACGTTTGTCGTTCAGTTTTACTGTAATTTCATCAGCCGTCTCGATAACGTGCGCATTGGTCAGAATATAACCATCCGAGCTGATGATAAAACCGGAACCCAAAGACTTGGGTTCGGATTTCCTCGGCGCGGGAAAGGGTTGCATATGCCGCTTGAAGAAATCATAAAACGGTGAGTTCTCCGGAATACCCGGCATTTCAGGAAGCATCTGATTGCTCACCGTATTTGAATTCTGCACCGCACTGATATTCACCACCGCTGCGCCATGTTTCTCGACAAGTCCGGCAAAATCGGGCAATTGGCCGGTTTGCGCCAAGGTTGATGAGGTATACAAAAGCAATGAAATGATCAGGAATCGAAGCATGTTTTTTGTCCTTACTATGCGCTTGTTCAAGCAATCAACATTAATGGTCATAACTTTTATTGATTAAACCGGATAATATGTTTTATTTTTTCTTATGAATAGAGTGAGCAGCAGGAAAACACTGCAAGATTGGTGAATATTGATGTGCAGAAATCAATCGTGTTGCACAACTGAATCGCCTATGAGTTTAAGCGTCTCCAACGGGACTTCGCCGACTGTCGTTATTTTATTTTCATTCGCTGTACGAACATAAATATTTATTGCACCGCGACTGGTGAAAAAACCAGGTACAGGCAAAGGGGAATCCTTCATAAGCGGCTCTATAAATACGGAAACTGTTGCGAGTCCGTCAGATACCGCAATATGATCGACCAATGAAGTCTTTTCAATTAAATTGCGTTTCATTTCAACCAATTTTCTGAAACCGGCAGGCAAATTCCCGACTCGCCACTTTAATTCGCCCTCGTTTAAAATGGAATTCAGCAGGTTTGTCGTCTTCCATTCATCCGAAATCAGTGTTCGACTCGGTTTTATTTGACTGGAATCAATCTCCCCATCAATCTCCAGTTGTGCGAAAGCAAATTGCTCGATGATTTGATTGCCGTTGGTAACAGCCGCTTTAACCGGTACCCCCGTTTTAACATCAATCCAAAATTGATGCCCATAGCGTAAAGAATCTCGCGGTGTTAGAGATAGAACTTGGCACTCATGATCCGAGACTCGCTCGCGCCCGGTTTCCTTGACGTAGTAATTCTTGTCAACATCATCGAGTGGCAAAGGAAGAACATCAGGAAAGAATTTACGAAACCAACGTTTCTCAGTAAATATTCTTTTACTTTCCGGTAGATAACATTGCATTTCATCGTTATCACGAAAAACGATACGCGGCGATCCGTCTAAAACTTCAATTTTTTCACGTTCACCGGTTTGATCCGTCTTGTGCGCAATACGCGATGTCTCCATATATTCATTAGCATAATATACGAACGTTCCTGAGTAGTTGTGCCGGCGCGGCGCATCAGCCATTTTTTTTAACCAGCCAAGTGCGCTTTCCGATGAGCGAGATAATTCTTGCGCAAATGCTATCTGGAGATTAACCGCAAATAATAAAAACAGCGCGAATATTTTGCGGCTAATCATCTACCATATCTTTCCTGGTAGTCCGTCACGCTGTTGACATTGGTAACTTGCCCGTTCATTGTGATCCCTGGGGAAAACTCACGATGTACAAACAGGTAGTCGTTCATTTCAATTGGAGGGTGAGAATAATTATGTATCAGGGGAGGAGAGGAGACTGGGACGGGAGAAGCGGCTAGATTATTGTCACGTTTGGATTGATCCGCCACAATCATTTGTTGCGGCTTATATAAATTATTCATGATCACCCATCCTGAGACCATTGCGACTATTGAAGCCGCCATTGAGAACGCCAGCACTTTGCGCGTTTGTTTTTTTTCTGTCGTGTGGGATATATTGGGAGAGAGGATTGTTGGTTCGGTTTTTAATTTCTGGCTGACATCGTAAGAAATATTCATCGATAATCGTGTGGATTGCCGTAACGCATCGCCGATCAAATGATACGCTTTCCACTCATCACACAGATCATCATCCTTTTTTATCGCTTCGATAATACTTGCAACATCTTGTTGATCAAGTTCACCATCCATTAATGCAGATACTTTACTCTTCACATTACCACCTCTTG is part of the Gammaproteobacteria bacterium genome and encodes:
- the nagZ gene encoding beta-N-acetylhexosaminidase translates to MPLGPVMLDIAGTQVTEDDERRLLHPLTGGVILFTRNYTDHRQLAELTQQIHALRNPHLLIAVDHEGGRVQRFREDFTRLPAMRELGKIWDKQPARARHLALQAGYVLAAELNACGVDFSFTPVLDIDHGQSGVIGDRAFHHNPQVVADLAHQLMLGLRKGGMPAIGKHFPGHGYIRADSHVQKSIDPRRYIDIEMCDLIPFRQMIDFGLTGIMPAHVIYPEVDAKPAGFSTIWLQRILRTELQFEGCIFSDDLSMRGAGEYLESMLSRAQAALDAGCDMILVCNNPAGTDEILNGLQWEIPATSLSRLARLHARNHSGSLIKLRENGDYVQAVREISGIGCESGELPLQ
- the lepA gene encoding elongation factor 4 — its product is MQHIRNFSIIAHIDHGKSTLADRIIHLCGGLSDREMEEQVLDSMDLERERGITIKAQTAALRYKARNGETYLLNLIDTPGHVDFSYEVSRSLAACEGALLVVDASQGVEAQTVANCYTAIEQGVEVIPVLNKIDLPAADPERVIQNIEDVIGIDAHDAVKISAKTGQGIEDVLEALIAKIPEPKGDPDAPLKALIIDSWFDNYVGVVILVRVMDGTLKPGDKILLMASKAVQLCEQVGVFVPKSVNRDSLSAGEVGFIISGIKELDAAKVGDTVTSVTRPADKPLQGFKEIKPQVFAGLYPVESNQYDALRSALEKLKLNDSSLHFEPEVSQALGFGFRCGFLGLLHMDIVQERLEREYDMDLITTAPTVVYQVLMRDGSVIEIENPSKIPDLSKIDEIREPIITSTIIVPEEYVGAVITLCVSKRGNQTNMQYMGKQVMLTYEMPLNEVVMDFFDRLKSTSRGYASLDYEFKEFRASDLVKLDVLINGDKVDALSLIIHRSNSQYRGRELVQKMRELIPRQMFDIAVQAAVGAHIIARETVKALRKNVLAKCYGGDITRKRKLLEKQKAGKKRMKRVGNVEIPQEAFLAILQVDNK
- a CDS encoding MucB/RseB C-terminal domain-containing protein gives rise to the protein MISRKIFALFLLFAVNLQIAFAQELSRSSESALGWLKKMADAPRRHNYSGTFVYYANEYMETSRIAHKTDQTGEREKIEVLDGSPRIVFRDNDEMQCYLPESKRIFTEKRWFRKFFPDVLPLPLDDVDKNYYVKETGRERVSDHECQVLSLTPRDSLRYGHQFWIDVKTGVPVKAAVTNGNQIIEQFAFAQLEIDGEIDSSQIKPSRTLISDEWKTTNLLNSILNEGELKWRVGNLPAGFRKLVEMKRNLIEKTSLVDHIAVSDGLATVSVFIEPLMKDSPLPVPGFFTSRGAINIYVRTANENKITTVGEVPLETLKLIGDSVVQHD
- a CDS encoding DUF4845 domain-containing protein; translation: MKHYNTRQKQKGVSLSALLVWAVILILTAIFGLRIAPAYIEYSTIERNLTAIVKDINAQSADLNHVRVLFSKRAQIDNIKSISAQDIKINKESGHIVLSASYTVRIPLVSNLSLTIDFDATSE
- a CDS encoding sigma-E factor negative regulatory protein → MKSKVSALMDGELDQQDVASIIEAIKKDDDLCDEWKAYHLIGDALRQSTRLSMNISYDVSQKLKTEPTILSPNISHTTEKKQTRKVLAFSMAASIVAMVSGWVIMNNLYKPQQMIVADQSKRDNNLAASPVPVSSPPLIHNYSHPPIEMNDYLFVHREFSPGITMNGQVTNVNSVTDYQERYGR
- a CDS encoding holo-ACP synthase; amino-acid sequence: MIFGIGTDIVESARIAQSLDRFGERFARRILTDSEWQEYHSSSKPVLYLAGRFAAKEALSKAMGTGLRHPVNFTYITITHDDLGKPFFQFHPELDRLISDKGITQHHLSISDEITMVCAFVVLEK
- a CDS encoding DegQ family serine endoprotease, which encodes MLRFLIISLLLYTSSTLAQTGQLPDFAGLVEKHGAAVVNISAVQNSNTVSNQMLPEMPGIPENSPFYDFFKRHMQPFPAPRKSEPKSLGSGFIISSDGYILTNAHVIETADEITVKLNDKREFAAEVIGTDRKTDIALIKINASDLPKVTQGNPENLKVGEWVVAIGSPFGFEHSVTAGIVSAKGRSLAQESYVPFIQTDVAINPGNSGGPLFNMRGEVVGINSQIYSRTGGFMGLSFAIPINVATEIANQLKVSGKVSRGRIGVMIQEVTKELAESFGLSDSTGALVVSVEKGGPADQAGIKPRDIILKFDEKEVATSADLPRIVGNTKPKSKVSIEVWRDGTVKTVKVEVGETPSDETAENRKHKPGKKQNASNRLGLALSEITEEQQKQLEIISGLLVEDMQTGIASRSGIRIGDIILGLNSKDVKTVEQFNELLNQVKSGKNIALLVKRGDVTTFITMKLSDDDKKE
- the era gene encoding GTPase Era, which encodes MTADDDFRTGYVAIIGRPNVGKSTLLNKLLQQKISITSRKAQTTRFRINGILTDQHTQFVFVDTPGFQTQYTNRLNAAMNRAVTQSMQDVDVILFVIEAMRFDQRDIAALKILPENVPVILVVNKIDKLSDKKQLLPFLSEVAKAFTFAAVVPVSAMHKVQLPDLLDVIRGYLPVNQPLYDQDEVTDRSERFIAGEFIREKLFRLVGDEIPYSTSVVVDQFKQEDQLYKVYATILVEKPNQKAIIIGKKGEKLKQIATQARQDMELLLGGKVYLEVWVKVKSGWADDDSVLRNLGYE
- the rnc gene encoding ribonuclease III, whose product is MSSGALPGINQSLLDLFCRRLGYSFKHPKIVLEALTHRSHSMPNNERLEFLGDAVLNCAIAGLIYKHFPDFPEGHLSRLRASFVNQKALSDMALSLQMDQLIRLGEGELKSGGCHRPSILADAFEAVLGAIYVDSCYARAEDAVSKLFLPLMQNIDLKMQGKDPKTLLQEFLQSHKLALPEYVVVTTSGKAHKQKFKVDCVIAALNIRTSGEGTSRRSAEQAAAELAYEEVMFAP
- the pdxJ gene encoding pyridoxine 5'-phosphate synthase — translated: MTIELGVNIDHVATLRQARGTSYPDPIEAALIAESAGADAITLHLREDRRHIQDRDVEILCDRLTTRMNLESAVTDEMIAIALRIKPHDICLVPERREELTTEGGLDVVKHFDQVQRACRKLAQAGIRVSLFINADPLQIEAAARAGAPVIEIHTGGYADAHTSQAQAEQFAAIRKAVDLGIDLGLKVNAGHGLHYDNVQAIAAIPEISELNIGHAIVARAIFVGFKQAVREMKQLMLAARA
- the lepB gene encoding signal peptidase I → MNFPLILFVLLVITGCIYLLDFLFWKKKRAADESEPWWIEYPKSFFPIILIVFSLRSFVIEPFKIPSGSMIPTLLVGDFILVNKYTYGIRLPVINKKVFDLNEPKRGDVLVFRYPEDPSIDYIKRVVGVPGDVITYHNKQLIINGEVVKMDYDGDYKYVESGLGYIYSDRYSEYLNKDKSHSILINQDVKALQYSNVRDFPFRDNCKYHRTGFTCEVPPGNYFALGDNRDSSSDSRYWGFVPEENIVGKAFMIWWNFGNFERIGLSIE
- a CDS encoding glutaredoxin family protein, translating into MTTRKNDAVSSDVDQARKLIVYGREECHLCQDMILALRNLQARVSFDFQVIDIDSDPELAACYGDKIPVLFSPFTHREICHYFLDLAALDDYLAKFR